A single window of Bombus huntii isolate Logan2020A unplaced genomic scaffold, iyBomHunt1.1 ctg00000109.1, whole genome shotgun sequence DNA harbors:
- the LOC126876979 gene encoding venom serine protease Bi-VSP-like, protein MDGIENIHNHNIAILRLVEEVPFSRYVYPICTKEPLRKSNFVGYNPLVAGWGALRYRRPRRNALMEVQMPVIKNAECKIAYSKFPNAPDITDGIICAEHAQGGEDSCTADRGGPLLIQHELTSYLIGIVSYAYKCGTAGYPSVYTRVTSYLDFILQAMQ, encoded by the exons atggatggaatagaaaacatacacaatcataatattgccattcttagattggtggaggaggtgccattttcga ggtacgtatatcccatttgtacgaaagagcccctacgaaagagcaacttcgtcggctataacccccttgttgctggatggggagcattaagatata gacgaccacgacgtaatgcattaatggaagtacaaatgccagtgattaagaacgccgaatgcaaaatagcttattccaaatttcccaatgcacctgatatcactgatggtataatatgcgccgaacatgctcagggtggagaggattcttgtacg gctgaccgcggcggaccactgctgatacaacatgaattaacctcgtatttaataggtattgtgtcttatgcttataagtgcggcacagctgggtatcccagcgtttacactagggtcacatcgtaccttgacttcattctccaagcgatgcaataa